The following proteins are encoded in a genomic region of Brachypodium distachyon strain Bd21 chromosome 1, Brachypodium_distachyon_v3.0, whole genome shotgun sequence:
- the LOC100834758 gene encoding myosin-11 isoform X2: MGTKVNIIVGSHVWAEDSEIAWIDGEVVKINGEEAEIQATNGKKIVQNLSKLYPKDMEAAAGGVDDMTKLSYLHEPGVLQNLAIRYELNEIYTYTGNILIAVNPFQRLPHLYDPHMMQQYKGAPFGELSPHVFAVADVAYRAMINEKKSNSILVSGESGAGKTETTKMLMRYLAYLGGRAATEGRTVEQQVLESNPVLEAFGNAKTVRNNNSSRFGKFVEIQFDKQGRISGAAVRTYLLERSRVCQISDPERNYHCFYLLCAAPQEEVEKYKLGNPKTFHYLNKSNCYELVGVSDAHEYLATRRAMDIVGISTQEQDAIFRVVAAILHIGNIEFAKGKEADSSVLKDDKSKFHLDTAAELLMCDPGALTDALCKRVMVTPEEVIKRSLDPYNATISRDGLAKTIYSRLFDWLVDKINSSIGQDANSKCLIGVLDIYGFESFKLNSFEQFCINYTNEKLQQHFNQHVFKMEQEEYTKEQIDWSYIEFVDNQDVLDLIEKKPGGVIALLDEACMFPKSTHETFAQKLYQTFQKHKRFVKPKLSRTDFAIAHYAGEVMYQSDQFLDKNKDYVVAEHQELLSASRCSFIAGLFPTLPDETSKSSKFSSIGARFKQQLQALMETLNSTEPHYIRCVKPNNVLKPAIFENVNVMQQLRCGGVLEAIRISCAGYPTRRTFYEFLHRFGILAPDAVEVNCDEKVACKRILEKKGLLGFQIGKTKVFLRAGQMAELDARRTEVLSAAAKTIQGKMRTHIMRKKFVSLRKASVCFQAVWRGTLACKLYDRMRREAASVKIQKNQRRHHARRSYKLLNASVLVVQTALRAMAARNDFRNKKRSQAAITIQARYRCHRAHLYHNKLKSAAIVAQCRWRGRIARKELRKLKMEARETGALKEAKDKLEKTVEELTWRVQLEKRMRTDSEEGKAQELSKLQSSMDALQAKLDETNAMLVKEREAAKKAIAEAPSLVKETEVVVQDTEKVNSLEAEVDGLKTSLQSEKQRADELEKKCSEEAQANEEKQKKLEETEIKIRQFQDYLRRLEEKLSNVESENKVLRQQAVSMAPSKILSGRSKSNLQRNAESGHVSVADSKITPESTNVSSPKREYDIDDKPQKSLNEKQQENQDLLIRCIAQHLGFGGNRPVAACIIYKCLLHWRSFEVERTSVFDRIIQTIGHAIETQDNNEVLAYWLSNASTLLLLLQRTLKASGSTGMAPQRRRSSSATLFGRMTQSFRGTPQGVNLALINGSMVSGVETLRQVEAKYPALLFKQQLTAYVEKIYGMIRDNLKKEISPLLGLCIQAPRTSRASLMKGSSRSNTNTAAQQALIAHWQGIVKSLGNFLNILKVNNVPPFLVRKVFTQIFSFINVQLFNSLLLRRECCSFSNGEYVKAGLAELEHWCYRATDEYAGSAWDELKHIRQAIGFLVIHQKPKKTLDEISHDLCPVLSIQQLYRISTMYWDDKYGTHSVSPEVISNMRVLMTEDSNNPVSNSFLLDDDSSIPFSVDDISKSMQQIDISDIEPPPLIRENSGFVFLLPPPE; this comes from the exons ATG GGGACGAAAGTAAATATCATAGTAGGCTCACATGTATGGGCTGAAGACTCTGAGATTGCCTGGATCGATGGAGAAGTCGTTAAGATCAATGGCGAAGAGGCTGAAATCCAAGCAACCAATGGGAAAAAG ATCGTTCAAAATTTATCGAAACTATATCCCAAAGATATggaagctgctgctggtggagTTGATGACATGACAAAGCTCTCCTATCTCCATGAACCAGGAGTTTTACAGAATTTGGCGATCCGATATGAACTTAATGAAATCTAT ACATACACAGGAAATATTCTCATTGCTGTCAATCCTTTCCAAAGATTGCCACATCTGTATGATCCACATATGATGCAACAGTATAAGGGGGCACCATTTGGAGAGTTAAGTCCACATGTTTTTGCTGTCGCAGATGTTGCATACAG GGCCATGATTAATGAAAAAAAGAGCAACTCTATTCTTGTGAGTGGTGAGAGTGGTGCTGGTAAAACAGAGACAACAAAAATGCTTATGAGGTACCTTGCCTATTTGGGTGGCCGCGCTGCAACAGAAGGAAGAACAGTAGAGCAACAAGTTCTTGAA TCAAATCCAGTCCTTGAAGCTTTTGGCAACGCCAAGACTGTCAGAAATAACAATTCTAG TCGATTTGGTAAGTTTGTTGAGATTCAGTTTGATAAACAAGGGAGAATCTCAGGTGCTGCTGTGAGAACTTACTTGCTAGAAAGGTCACGGGTATGCCAAATTTCTGATCCCGAACGCAACTACCACTGCTTTTATCTTCTTTGCGCGGCCCCACAGGAG GAAGTTGAAAAGTACAAACTAGGAAATCCTAAGACTTTTCATTATCTTAATAAATCAAATTGCTACGAGTTGGTTGGGGTAAGCGATGCTCATGAATATTTGGCTACCAGAAGAGCAATGGATATTGTTGGCATCAGTACTCAGGAACAG GATGCTATTTTCAGGGTTGTTGCAGCTATCCTTCATATAGGAAACATTGAATTTGCCAAGGGGAAAGAAGCTGATTCCTCAGTTTTGAAAGATGACAAATCTAAGTTCCATCTTGATACAGCTGCAGAACTTCTTAT GTGTGATCCTGGTGCCTTGACAGATGCTCTCTGTAAGCGTGTCATGGTAACACCAGAGGAGGTCATAAAAAGGAGTCTTGATCCTTACAATGCAACTATCAGCAGGGATGGTCTAGCAAAGACAATATATTCTCGCCTGTTTGATTG GCTTGTTGATAAAATTAATAGTTCCATTGGGCAAGATGCTAACTCTAAATGTCTTATTGGTGTCCTGGACATTTATGGTTTTGAGAGCTTCAAGTTAAACAG TTTTGAACAATTCTGTATTAATTATACCAATGAGAAATTGCAACAGCATTTCAATCAG CACGTTTTCAAGATGGAACAAGAGGAGTACACGAAAGAACAAATTGATTGGAGCTACATTGAGTTTGTTGATAATCAAGATGTTCTTGACCTTATTGAGAAG AAACCTGGCGGCGTTATTGCACTTCTTGATGAGGCATG TATGTTTCCCAAGTCAACACATGAGACCTTTGCCCAGAAGCTGTACCAAACTTTTCAAAAGCATAAACGGTTTGTGAAACCTAAGCTATCTCGAACAGATTTTGCAATCGCTCACTACGCAGGAGAG GTGATGTATCAGTCTGACCAATTTCTTGACAAAAATAAAGACTACGTTGTGGCAGAGCACCAGGAGTTACTGAGTGCTTCTAGATGCTCCTTTATTGCGGGATTATTTCCTACTCTGCCAGATGAAACATCGAAATCCTCAAAGTTTTCTTCCATTGGAGCACGCTTCAAG CAACAACTTCAAGCTCTTATGGAAACATTAAATTCTACTGAACCTCATTATATTAGATGTGTTAAGCCAAACAATGTGCTTAAACCGGCAATTTTTGAAAATGTCAATGTCATGCAACAGTTGCGTTGTGGT GGTGTACTTGAGGCCATCAGGATCAGTTGTGCCGGATACCCTACACGCCGCACATTTTATGAGTTTTTGCATCGTTTTGGAATACTTGCTCCAGATGCAGTTGAAGTAAA TTGTGATGAAAAGGTTGCATGCAAGAGGATTCTGGAAAAGAAAGGTCTTCTAGGCTTTCAG ATAGGTAAAACAAAAGTTTTTCTGAGAGCAGGCCAGATGGCCGAATTAGATGCTAGAAGAACTGAAGTTCTCAGTGCTGCTGCAAAAACAATTCAAGGGAAAATGCGAACACATATCATGCGGAAgaagtttgtttctttgagGAAGGCATCTGTATGTTTTCAGGCAGTATGGAGAG GAACATTGGCTTGTAAACTATATGATCGCATGCGAAGGGAAGCAGCTTCAgtcaaaattcagaaaaatcaaCGTAGGCATCACGCAAGGAGGTCCTACAAGCTTCTAAATGCTTCAGTTCTCGTAGTGCAAACGGCATTGCGTGCGATGGCAGCAAGGAATGATTTTAGAAACAAGAAGCGATCTCAGGCAGCGATTACAATTCAG GCTCGTTATAGGTGCCATAGAGCTCATCTATACCATAACAAATTGAAGAGTGCAGCCATTGTTGCACAATGCAGATGGAGGGGGAGGATTGCAAGGAAAGAACTGAGGAAACTTAAAATG GAAGCTAGAGAAACAGGTGCGCTCAAGGAAGCAAAAGATAAACTTGAAAAGACAGTGGAGGAGCTTACCTGGCGTGTGCAGTTAGAGAAGCGAATGAGG ACAGATTCGGAAGAAGGAAAAGCCCAGGAGTTATCAAAACTGCAGAGCTCCATGGATGCACTCCAAGCTAAACTGGATGAGACAAATGCAATGCTCGTTAAGGAACGAGAAGCTGCTAAGAAGGCTATCGCGGAAGCGCCTTCTTTAGTAAAGGAAACAGAGGTTGTGGTCCAAGACACTGAAAAGGTTAATTCTTTGGAAGCAGAGGTAGATGGACTTAAG ACTTCACTTCAatcagaaaaacaaagagCAGATGAACTAGAAAAGAAATGCTCTGAAGAAGCAcaagcaaatgaagaaaagcaaaagaaacTGGAAGAGACTGAAATAAAAATACGTCAATTTCAGGACTATCTGAGAAG GCTAGAGGAGAAGTTATCTAATGTAGAATCTGAAAATAAAGTCCTTCGTCAGCAAGCTGTTTCAATGGCTCCAAGTAAAATTTTGTCAGGACGTTCCAAGTCAAATTTACAG AGGAATGCGGAAAGTGGTCATGTATCAGTCGCAGATTCGAAAATAACTCCA GAATCCACTAACGTCTCCTCTCCTAAAAGGGAATATGACATAGATGATAAGCCACAGAAATCTCTAAATGAGAAGCAGCAG GAAAATCAAGATCTATTAATTAGGTGTATAGCCCAGCATTTGGGCTTTGGTGGGAACAGGCCAGTCGCTGCTTGTATTATATACAAGTGCCTTCTTCACTGGAGATCATTTGAAGTAGAGCGTACTAGTGTTTTTGATCGCATTATTCAGACCATCGGACATGCAATTGAG ACACAGGACAATAATGAAGTCTTAGCATATTGGCTCTCAAATGCTTCAACGCTGTTGCTTTTGCTTCAACGAACGCTGAAAGCGAGTGGATCGACAGGAATGGCTCCACAGCGTCGAAGATCGTCTTCTGCTACTCTTTTTGGAAGGATGACCCAG AGCTTCAGAGGGACTCCACAAGGTGTAAATCTTGCTCTAATAAATGGAAGCATGGTTAGTGGAGTAGAGACACTTAGACAGGTCGAAGCCAAGTATCCTGCTTTACTGTTTAAACAGCAACTTACGGCATACGTAGAGAAGATATATGGAATGATCCGGGATAATTTGAAGAAAGAGATTTCTCCTTTGCTCGGTTTGTGCATTCAG GCCCCAAGAACATCGAGAGCAAGCTTGATGAAGGGATCTTCTCGTTCAAACACAAATACAGCTGCACAACAAGCTTTGATTGCTCACTGGCAAGGGATTGTGAAGAGCCTTGGAAATTTCCTGAACATACTTAAAGTGAACAAT GTTCCTCCATTCTTGGTGCGGAAAGTATTCACCCAGATATTCTCATTCATCAATGTGCAGCTGTTTAACAG TCTGCTATTGAGAAGAGAGTGCTGTTCATTCAGTAACGGTGAGTACGTAAAAGCAGGCTTAGCTGAACTTGAGCATTGGTGCTATAGAGCTACTGATGAG TATGCAGGTTCAGCCTGGGATGAGCTTAAACATATTAGACAAGCTATTGGTTTCCTG GTGATTCATCAAAAGCCAAAGAAAACGTTGGATGAAATAAGTCATGACCTCTGTCCA GTGCTTAGCATACAACAGCTATACAGGATCAGCACTATGTACTGGGATGACAAGTACGGAACACATAGCGTGTCCCCGGAG GTTATATCAAACATGAGAGTATTAATGACCGAAGACTCCAATAATCCTGTAAGCAATTCATTTCTACTGGATGACGACTCAAG CATACCGTTCTCTGTTGATGACATATCGAAATCAATGCAGCAGATTGACATCTCTGACATTGAACCACCCCCACTCATCCGGGAGAACTCAGGGTTTGTATTCTTGTTGCCGCCGCCTGAATAA
- the LOC100834758 gene encoding myosin-11 isoform X1, with protein MGTKVNIIVGSHVWAEDSEIAWIDGEVVKINGEEAEIQATNGKKIVQNLSKLYPKDMEAAAGGVDDMTKLSYLHEPGVLQNLAIRYELNEIYTYTGNILIAVNPFQRLPHLYDPHMMQQYKGAPFGELSPHVFAVADVAYRAMINEKKSNSILVSGESGAGKTETTKMLMRYLAYLGGRAATEGRTVEQQVLESNPVLEAFGNAKTVRNNNSSRFGKFVEIQFDKQGRISGAAVRTYLLERSRVCQISDPERNYHCFYLLCAAPQEEVEKYKLGNPKTFHYLNKSNCYELVGVSDAHEYLATRRAMDIVGISTQEQDAIFRVVAAILHIGNIEFAKGKEADSSVLKDDKSKFHLDTAAELLMCDPGALTDALCKRVMVTPEEVIKRSLDPYNATISRDGLAKTIYSRLFDWLVDKINSSIGQDANSKCLIGVLDIYGFESFKLNSFEQFCINYTNEKLQQHFNQHVFKMEQEEYTKEQIDWSYIEFVDNQDVLDLIEKKPGGVIALLDEACMFPKSTHETFAQKLYQTFQKHKRFVKPKLSRTDFAIAHYAGEVMYQSDQFLDKNKDYVVAEHQELLSASRCSFIAGLFPTLPDETSKSSKFSSIGARFKQQLQALMETLNSTEPHYIRCVKPNNVLKPAIFENVNVMQQLRCGGVLEAIRISCAGYPTRRTFYEFLHRFGILAPDAVEVNCDEKVACKRILEKKGLLGFQIGKTKVFLRAGQMAELDARRTEVLSAAAKTIQGKMRTHIMRKKFVSLRKASVCFQAVWRGTLACKLYDRMRREAASVKIQKNQRRHHARRSYKLLNASVLVVQTALRAMAARNDFRNKKRSQAAITIQARYRCHRAHLYHNKLKSAAIVAQCRWRGRIARKELRKLKMEARETGALKEAKDKLEKTVEELTWRVQLEKRMRTDSEEGKAQELSKLQSSMDALQAKLDETNAMLVKEREAAKKAIAEAPSLVKETEVVVQDTEKVNSLEAEVDGLKTSLQSEKQRADELEKKCSEEAQANEEKQKKLEETEIKIRQFQDYLRRLEEKLSNVESENKVLRQQAVSMAPSKILSGRSKSNLQRNAESGHVSVADSKITPFQESTNVSSPKREYDIDDKPQKSLNEKQQENQDLLIRCIAQHLGFGGNRPVAACIIYKCLLHWRSFEVERTSVFDRIIQTIGHAIETQDNNEVLAYWLSNASTLLLLLQRTLKASGSTGMAPQRRRSSSATLFGRMTQSFRGTPQGVNLALINGSMVSGVETLRQVEAKYPALLFKQQLTAYVEKIYGMIRDNLKKEISPLLGLCIQAPRTSRASLMKGSSRSNTNTAAQQALIAHWQGIVKSLGNFLNILKVNNVPPFLVRKVFTQIFSFINVQLFNSLLLRRECCSFSNGEYVKAGLAELEHWCYRATDEYAGSAWDELKHIRQAIGFLVIHQKPKKTLDEISHDLCPVLSIQQLYRISTMYWDDKYGTHSVSPEVISNMRVLMTEDSNNPVSNSFLLDDDSSIPFSVDDISKSMQQIDISDIEPPPLIRENSGFVFLLPPPE; from the exons ATG GGGACGAAAGTAAATATCATAGTAGGCTCACATGTATGGGCTGAAGACTCTGAGATTGCCTGGATCGATGGAGAAGTCGTTAAGATCAATGGCGAAGAGGCTGAAATCCAAGCAACCAATGGGAAAAAG ATCGTTCAAAATTTATCGAAACTATATCCCAAAGATATggaagctgctgctggtggagTTGATGACATGACAAAGCTCTCCTATCTCCATGAACCAGGAGTTTTACAGAATTTGGCGATCCGATATGAACTTAATGAAATCTAT ACATACACAGGAAATATTCTCATTGCTGTCAATCCTTTCCAAAGATTGCCACATCTGTATGATCCACATATGATGCAACAGTATAAGGGGGCACCATTTGGAGAGTTAAGTCCACATGTTTTTGCTGTCGCAGATGTTGCATACAG GGCCATGATTAATGAAAAAAAGAGCAACTCTATTCTTGTGAGTGGTGAGAGTGGTGCTGGTAAAACAGAGACAACAAAAATGCTTATGAGGTACCTTGCCTATTTGGGTGGCCGCGCTGCAACAGAAGGAAGAACAGTAGAGCAACAAGTTCTTGAA TCAAATCCAGTCCTTGAAGCTTTTGGCAACGCCAAGACTGTCAGAAATAACAATTCTAG TCGATTTGGTAAGTTTGTTGAGATTCAGTTTGATAAACAAGGGAGAATCTCAGGTGCTGCTGTGAGAACTTACTTGCTAGAAAGGTCACGGGTATGCCAAATTTCTGATCCCGAACGCAACTACCACTGCTTTTATCTTCTTTGCGCGGCCCCACAGGAG GAAGTTGAAAAGTACAAACTAGGAAATCCTAAGACTTTTCATTATCTTAATAAATCAAATTGCTACGAGTTGGTTGGGGTAAGCGATGCTCATGAATATTTGGCTACCAGAAGAGCAATGGATATTGTTGGCATCAGTACTCAGGAACAG GATGCTATTTTCAGGGTTGTTGCAGCTATCCTTCATATAGGAAACATTGAATTTGCCAAGGGGAAAGAAGCTGATTCCTCAGTTTTGAAAGATGACAAATCTAAGTTCCATCTTGATACAGCTGCAGAACTTCTTAT GTGTGATCCTGGTGCCTTGACAGATGCTCTCTGTAAGCGTGTCATGGTAACACCAGAGGAGGTCATAAAAAGGAGTCTTGATCCTTACAATGCAACTATCAGCAGGGATGGTCTAGCAAAGACAATATATTCTCGCCTGTTTGATTG GCTTGTTGATAAAATTAATAGTTCCATTGGGCAAGATGCTAACTCTAAATGTCTTATTGGTGTCCTGGACATTTATGGTTTTGAGAGCTTCAAGTTAAACAG TTTTGAACAATTCTGTATTAATTATACCAATGAGAAATTGCAACAGCATTTCAATCAG CACGTTTTCAAGATGGAACAAGAGGAGTACACGAAAGAACAAATTGATTGGAGCTACATTGAGTTTGTTGATAATCAAGATGTTCTTGACCTTATTGAGAAG AAACCTGGCGGCGTTATTGCACTTCTTGATGAGGCATG TATGTTTCCCAAGTCAACACATGAGACCTTTGCCCAGAAGCTGTACCAAACTTTTCAAAAGCATAAACGGTTTGTGAAACCTAAGCTATCTCGAACAGATTTTGCAATCGCTCACTACGCAGGAGAG GTGATGTATCAGTCTGACCAATTTCTTGACAAAAATAAAGACTACGTTGTGGCAGAGCACCAGGAGTTACTGAGTGCTTCTAGATGCTCCTTTATTGCGGGATTATTTCCTACTCTGCCAGATGAAACATCGAAATCCTCAAAGTTTTCTTCCATTGGAGCACGCTTCAAG CAACAACTTCAAGCTCTTATGGAAACATTAAATTCTACTGAACCTCATTATATTAGATGTGTTAAGCCAAACAATGTGCTTAAACCGGCAATTTTTGAAAATGTCAATGTCATGCAACAGTTGCGTTGTGGT GGTGTACTTGAGGCCATCAGGATCAGTTGTGCCGGATACCCTACACGCCGCACATTTTATGAGTTTTTGCATCGTTTTGGAATACTTGCTCCAGATGCAGTTGAAGTAAA TTGTGATGAAAAGGTTGCATGCAAGAGGATTCTGGAAAAGAAAGGTCTTCTAGGCTTTCAG ATAGGTAAAACAAAAGTTTTTCTGAGAGCAGGCCAGATGGCCGAATTAGATGCTAGAAGAACTGAAGTTCTCAGTGCTGCTGCAAAAACAATTCAAGGGAAAATGCGAACACATATCATGCGGAAgaagtttgtttctttgagGAAGGCATCTGTATGTTTTCAGGCAGTATGGAGAG GAACATTGGCTTGTAAACTATATGATCGCATGCGAAGGGAAGCAGCTTCAgtcaaaattcagaaaaatcaaCGTAGGCATCACGCAAGGAGGTCCTACAAGCTTCTAAATGCTTCAGTTCTCGTAGTGCAAACGGCATTGCGTGCGATGGCAGCAAGGAATGATTTTAGAAACAAGAAGCGATCTCAGGCAGCGATTACAATTCAG GCTCGTTATAGGTGCCATAGAGCTCATCTATACCATAACAAATTGAAGAGTGCAGCCATTGTTGCACAATGCAGATGGAGGGGGAGGATTGCAAGGAAAGAACTGAGGAAACTTAAAATG GAAGCTAGAGAAACAGGTGCGCTCAAGGAAGCAAAAGATAAACTTGAAAAGACAGTGGAGGAGCTTACCTGGCGTGTGCAGTTAGAGAAGCGAATGAGG ACAGATTCGGAAGAAGGAAAAGCCCAGGAGTTATCAAAACTGCAGAGCTCCATGGATGCACTCCAAGCTAAACTGGATGAGACAAATGCAATGCTCGTTAAGGAACGAGAAGCTGCTAAGAAGGCTATCGCGGAAGCGCCTTCTTTAGTAAAGGAAACAGAGGTTGTGGTCCAAGACACTGAAAAGGTTAATTCTTTGGAAGCAGAGGTAGATGGACTTAAG ACTTCACTTCAatcagaaaaacaaagagCAGATGAACTAGAAAAGAAATGCTCTGAAGAAGCAcaagcaaatgaagaaaagcaaaagaaacTGGAAGAGACTGAAATAAAAATACGTCAATTTCAGGACTATCTGAGAAG GCTAGAGGAGAAGTTATCTAATGTAGAATCTGAAAATAAAGTCCTTCGTCAGCAAGCTGTTTCAATGGCTCCAAGTAAAATTTTGTCAGGACGTTCCAAGTCAAATTTACAG AGGAATGCGGAAAGTGGTCATGTATCAGTCGCAGATTCGAAAATAACTCCA TTTCAGGAATCCACTAACGTCTCCTCTCCTAAAAGGGAATATGACATAGATGATAAGCCACAGAAATCTCTAAATGAGAAGCAGCAG GAAAATCAAGATCTATTAATTAGGTGTATAGCCCAGCATTTGGGCTTTGGTGGGAACAGGCCAGTCGCTGCTTGTATTATATACAAGTGCCTTCTTCACTGGAGATCATTTGAAGTAGAGCGTACTAGTGTTTTTGATCGCATTATTCAGACCATCGGACATGCAATTGAG ACACAGGACAATAATGAAGTCTTAGCATATTGGCTCTCAAATGCTTCAACGCTGTTGCTTTTGCTTCAACGAACGCTGAAAGCGAGTGGATCGACAGGAATGGCTCCACAGCGTCGAAGATCGTCTTCTGCTACTCTTTTTGGAAGGATGACCCAG AGCTTCAGAGGGACTCCACAAGGTGTAAATCTTGCTCTAATAAATGGAAGCATGGTTAGTGGAGTAGAGACACTTAGACAGGTCGAAGCCAAGTATCCTGCTTTACTGTTTAAACAGCAACTTACGGCATACGTAGAGAAGATATATGGAATGATCCGGGATAATTTGAAGAAAGAGATTTCTCCTTTGCTCGGTTTGTGCATTCAG GCCCCAAGAACATCGAGAGCAAGCTTGATGAAGGGATCTTCTCGTTCAAACACAAATACAGCTGCACAACAAGCTTTGATTGCTCACTGGCAAGGGATTGTGAAGAGCCTTGGAAATTTCCTGAACATACTTAAAGTGAACAAT GTTCCTCCATTCTTGGTGCGGAAAGTATTCACCCAGATATTCTCATTCATCAATGTGCAGCTGTTTAACAG TCTGCTATTGAGAAGAGAGTGCTGTTCATTCAGTAACGGTGAGTACGTAAAAGCAGGCTTAGCTGAACTTGAGCATTGGTGCTATAGAGCTACTGATGAG TATGCAGGTTCAGCCTGGGATGAGCTTAAACATATTAGACAAGCTATTGGTTTCCTG GTGATTCATCAAAAGCCAAAGAAAACGTTGGATGAAATAAGTCATGACCTCTGTCCA GTGCTTAGCATACAACAGCTATACAGGATCAGCACTATGTACTGGGATGACAAGTACGGAACACATAGCGTGTCCCCGGAG GTTATATCAAACATGAGAGTATTAATGACCGAAGACTCCAATAATCCTGTAAGCAATTCATTTCTACTGGATGACGACTCAAG CATACCGTTCTCTGTTGATGACATATCGAAATCAATGCAGCAGATTGACATCTCTGACATTGAACCACCCCCACTCATCCGGGAGAACTCAGGGTTTGTATTCTTGTTGCCGCCGCCTGAATAA